A stretch of Pseudomonas sp. LRP2-20 DNA encodes these proteins:
- a CDS encoding DUF3313 domain-containing protein — MKSLPRVTLLCAALLAVAACSSNRVDPKDYSGFLKDYSRLQEAKSPSGAPVMRWIDPKVNVNQYSQVFIEPSQFYPKPQATAVISQQTLSEITRYFNDALRRELGSVLPLAKAPGPGTLVVRPAITAVSTSNEGLKPYEFIPIALVSAGVNTAMGGRDQQVDVGVEAAFLDGGNQKVLAQVVRKGTGKELENDKTKLTLNDVKPVLDGWAKDMRASFITLKNKSK, encoded by the coding sequence ATGAAATCATTGCCCCGCGTTACCCTGTTGTGCGCCGCTTTGCTTGCTGTGGCTGCCTGCTCCAGCAACCGCGTGGACCCCAAGGACTATTCCGGCTTCCTCAAGGACTACAGTCGCCTGCAGGAAGCGAAGAGCCCATCCGGCGCACCGGTGATGCGCTGGATCGACCCCAAGGTCAACGTCAACCAGTACTCGCAGGTCTTCATCGAGCCCAGCCAGTTCTACCCCAAGCCGCAAGCGACTGCGGTCATTTCCCAGCAGACGCTGAGTGAAATCACCCGCTACTTCAACGATGCCCTGCGCCGTGAACTGGGTAGCGTGCTGCCCCTGGCCAAGGCGCCCGGCCCAGGCACCCTCGTGGTACGCCCGGCAATCACCGCGGTGTCTACCAGCAATGAAGGCCTCAAACCTTACGAATTCATCCCGATCGCCCTGGTTTCGGCAGGCGTCAACACCGCCATGGGCGGTCGCGACCAGCAAGTGGATGTCGGTGTCGAAGCGGCCTTCCTCGATGGCGGCAACCAGAAGGTGCTAGCCCAGGTGGTGCGCAAGGGCACGGGCAAGGAGCTGGAGAATGACAAGACCAAGCTGACCCTGAACGACGTCAAGCCAGTGCTCGATGGCTGGGCCAAGGACATGCGCGCCAGCTTCATTACCCTCAAGAACAAGAGCAAATAA
- a CDS encoding NAD(P)/FAD-dependent oxidoreductase, which translates to MPFDTQHTASYYAATARNAAPYPCLDGELTADVCVVGGGLTGVNTALELAERGLTVVLLEGRRIGWGASGRNGGQLIRGIGHDVSGFARYVGQDGVRYLQQAGIESVALVARRIDQYAIACDLRWGFCELANTPAQFAAFKDEQEELVSLGYRHETRLVGPEGMHEIVASDQYAGGLVDMGSGHLHPLDLVQGEARVAHGLGVRIFEQSPVLRIEHGPTVTLHTARGKVRAQSLVLGCNAHLDELEPRLSGKVLPAGSYVVATEPLPEALASQLIPQNMAMCDQKVGLDYYRLTADRRLLFGGACHYSGRDPKDIAAYMRPKVLKVFPQLADVRIDYQWGGMIGITANRFPQVGRLSQHPNVFYAQGYSGHGLNVTHWTAKLLAEGIALGQSQGLDVFSAVPHLTFPGGKALRSPLLALGMLWYRLREVLG; encoded by the coding sequence ATGCCTTTCGATACCCAACATACCGCGTCGTACTACGCCGCCACGGCGCGCAACGCGGCGCCCTACCCCTGCCTCGACGGCGAACTGACGGCCGACGTGTGCGTGGTCGGCGGCGGCCTGACCGGGGTCAACACCGCGCTGGAACTGGCCGAACGCGGGCTCACCGTGGTGCTGCTGGAGGGCCGGCGCATCGGCTGGGGCGCCAGCGGGCGCAACGGCGGCCAGCTGATCCGTGGCATCGGCCATGATGTCAGCGGCTTTGCCCGCTACGTCGGCCAGGACGGCGTGCGCTACCTGCAGCAGGCCGGCATCGAGTCGGTGGCCCTGGTGGCTCGCCGTATCGATCAGTATGCGATCGCCTGCGACCTGCGCTGGGGCTTCTGCGAGCTGGCCAACACCCCCGCGCAGTTCGCTGCATTCAAGGATGAACAGGAAGAACTGGTCAGCCTTGGCTACCGCCACGAAACCCGCCTGGTCGGGCCCGAGGGCATGCATGAGATCGTCGCCAGCGACCAGTACGCCGGCGGCCTGGTAGACATGGGCTCGGGCCATCTGCACCCGCTCGACCTGGTCCAGGGCGAGGCGCGCGTGGCCCACGGCCTGGGTGTACGCATCTTCGAGCAAAGCCCGGTGCTGCGCATCGAACATGGCCCCACCGTGACCCTGCACACGGCACGGGGCAAGGTGCGGGCGCAGAGCCTGGTGCTGGGCTGCAATGCCCACCTCGATGAACTGGAGCCGCGCCTGAGCGGCAAAGTGCTGCCCGCCGGCAGCTATGTGGTGGCCACCGAGCCGCTGCCGGAAGCACTCGCCAGCCAGCTGATCCCGCAGAACATGGCCATGTGTGACCAGAAGGTCGGCCTGGACTACTACCGCCTCACGGCCGACCGCCGCCTGCTGTTCGGTGGCGCCTGCCACTACTCCGGGCGTGACCCCAAGGACATCGCTGCCTACATGCGGCCGAAGGTGCTCAAGGTGTTCCCGCAACTGGCCGATGTGCGCATCGACTACCAGTGGGGCGGCATGATCGGCATTACCGCCAACCGCTTCCCGCAAGTCGGGCGGCTGAGCCAGCACCCCAACGTGTTCTACGCCCAGGGCTATTCAGGGCACGGCTTGAACGTGACCCACTGGACGGCGAAGTTGCTGGCCGAAGGCATCGCGCTGGGGCAGAGCCAGGGGCTGGATGTGTTCAGTGCCGTACCCCACCTGACGTTCCCGGGCGGCAAGGCACTGCGCTCGCCGCTTTTGGCACTGGGGATGTTGTGGTACCGGTTGCGCGAGGTGTTGGGCTAG
- a CDS encoding DUF1842 domain-containing protein, whose amino-acid sequence MAIGLFHVRLNVSNGLLGAPVLTLDLLVNTVTKKVSGKARASQATYPLQQFQANVWGDYSELQFAPAGAPSIVLSLDGSPSGPLSQIAQTFHLHGLLETGWSSGSASYRYFSNGHWVDQHGRVRKAPDVTHQGRPQLAQRLKAAISQLESV is encoded by the coding sequence ATGGCAATCGGACTGTTCCATGTTCGCCTGAACGTCAGTAACGGCTTGCTCGGCGCCCCGGTCCTGACCCTCGACCTGCTGGTCAACACGGTGACCAAGAAGGTTTCGGGCAAGGCCCGCGCCAGCCAGGCCACCTACCCGTTGCAGCAATTCCAGGCCAACGTGTGGGGTGACTACAGCGAACTGCAATTCGCGCCGGCCGGCGCGCCATCGATCGTCCTCAGCCTGGACGGCAGCCCGAGCGGCCCACTCAGCCAGATCGCGCAGACCTTCCACCTGCACGGCCTGCTGGAAACCGGCTGGAGCAGTGGCTCGGCCAGCTACCGTTACTTCAGTAACGGCCACTGGGTCGATCAGCACGGGCGGGTGCGCAAGGCGCCGGATGTGACCCACCAGGGCCGCCCGCAACTGGCGCAGCGGCTGAAGGCAGCCATCAGCCAGCTGGAAAGCGTGTAA
- a CDS encoding helix-turn-helix domain-containing protein produces MSSKIVESLREDLAVLHEAGAVGKVTLRDFEVLCPAPVRDFSAVDIRQLREALNFSQSVFALHLHTSASTVRKWEQGETRPAGPALKLLNVIAIKGLQAIL; encoded by the coding sequence GTGAGCAGCAAAATTGTTGAATCGTTGCGCGAGGACCTGGCCGTTCTTCATGAGGCCGGGGCTGTCGGCAAAGTTACGCTTCGGGATTTCGAAGTGCTCTGTCCTGCACCTGTGCGCGATTTCAGTGCTGTGGATATTCGCCAACTTCGCGAAGCGCTGAATTTCAGCCAGTCGGTGTTCGCGCTGCATCTGCATACGAGCGCATCCACGGTACGTAAGTGGGAGCAGGGGGAAACGCGTCCGGCGGGTCCAGCGCTAAAATTGCTAAATGTCATAGCAATCAAAGGGTTGCAGGCAATTCTTTAG
- a CDS encoding DUF1842 domain-containing protein, which yields MSDSLLAPSVGLFPVSYQIGNNAAGAPRLQLDLLVYTPDRSLNGTAQITQAINPPLDLHLDVWGSYNYLSVQPPSEGRILITAQGNQGGPHANSPVQFKFRALLDPSWQRGVADYEYFNGQRWVSVDNVPVTLESQRIQQLANVDLHSELHNATLEAVIANGDVAQLKQLATSGLDQAIAATKSPATKAAKKA from the coding sequence ATGTCTGATTCACTGCTCGCACCTTCGGTAGGGCTGTTCCCGGTGTCCTACCAGATAGGCAACAACGCCGCTGGCGCCCCGCGCCTGCAACTGGACCTGCTGGTCTACACCCCGGACCGTAGCCTCAACGGCACAGCCCAGATCACCCAGGCCATCAACCCGCCACTGGACCTGCACCTGGACGTCTGGGGCAGCTACAACTACCTCAGCGTCCAGCCACCGAGCGAAGGCAGGATCCTGATCACTGCCCAGGGCAACCAGGGTGGGCCACACGCCAACTCGCCGGTGCAGTTCAAGTTCAGGGCATTGCTCGACCCAAGCTGGCAGCGCGGCGTGGCCGACTACGAGTACTTCAATGGCCAGCGCTGGGTGAGCGTGGACAACGTCCCGGTCACCCTGGAAAGCCAGCGCATCCAGCAACTTGCCAATGTCGACCTGCACAGCGAACTGCACAACGCCACCCTGGAGGCGGTGATCGCCAACGGCGATGTCGCACAGCTCAAGCAGCTGGCCACCAGCGGCCTCGACCAGGCCATCGCAGCGACCAAGTCCCCGGCCACCAAGGCCGCCAAGAAAGCCTGA
- a CDS encoding polyamine ABC transporter substrate-binding protein, with product MRHLQALIPATFALLFGAAAQATPSVSVYNWTDYIGDTTLADFQASSGIKVVYDVFDSNETLEGKLLAGRTGYDVVVPSNHFLARQAQAGAFLPLDRSKLPNWQHLDPKLLKQLEQNDPGNQYAVPYLWGTNGIGYNVEKVKAALGVDHIDSWATLFEPENLKKLKQCGVAFMDSPDELFPAMLNYLGLDPRSEKPGDYAKAEARLLELRPYITYFHSSKYVSDLANGDICVAFGYSGDVFQAANRAVEAKNGVKIAYSIPKEGSNLWFDLLAIPKDANNPEQALAFINYLLDPKVIAKVSATVGYANANPDAQAYMDKSLVDNPEIYPPQAVLDKLYISSTPSPKIMRVMTRSWSKIKSNR from the coding sequence ATGCGTCATCTGCAAGCCCTGATCCCCGCCACATTCGCCCTGCTGTTCGGCGCCGCCGCCCAGGCCACGCCCAGCGTCAGCGTCTACAACTGGACCGATTACATCGGTGACACGACCCTGGCCGACTTCCAGGCCAGCAGCGGGATCAAGGTCGTCTATGACGTGTTCGACTCCAACGAAACCCTGGAAGGCAAGCTGCTCGCCGGCCGCACCGGCTACGATGTGGTGGTGCCGTCCAACCACTTCCTGGCCCGCCAGGCACAGGCCGGTGCGTTCCTGCCACTGGACCGCAGCAAGCTGCCGAACTGGCAGCACCTGGACCCGAAGCTGCTCAAGCAGCTCGAGCAGAACGACCCAGGCAACCAATATGCGGTGCCGTACCTGTGGGGCACCAACGGCATCGGCTACAACGTCGAAAAGGTCAAGGCCGCGCTGGGCGTCGACCATATCGACTCCTGGGCGACCCTGTTCGAGCCGGAAAACCTGAAGAAGCTCAAGCAATGCGGCGTGGCCTTCATGGATTCGCCAGACGAACTGTTCCCGGCGATGCTCAACTACCTGGGCCTGGACCCGCGCAGCGAAAAACCCGGCGACTATGCCAAGGCCGAAGCACGCCTGCTCGAACTGCGCCCGTACATCACCTACTTCCACTCCTCCAAGTACGTCTCGGACCTGGCCAATGGTGATATCTGCGTGGCCTTCGGCTATTCCGGCGACGTGTTCCAGGCGGCCAACCGGGCCGTGGAAGCGAAGAACGGGGTGAAGATCGCCTACAGCATTCCCAAGGAAGGCAGCAACCTGTGGTTCGACCTGCTGGCGATCCCCAAGGACGCCAACAACCCCGAACAGGCCCTGGCCTTCATCAACTACCTGCTCGACCCGAAAGTGATCGCCAAGGTCAGCGCCACGGTCGGCTATGCCAACGCCAACCCTGATGCCCAGGCCTACATGGACAAGTCGCTGGTCGACAACCCCGAGATCTACCCACCCCAGGCGGTACTGGACAAGCTGTACATTTCCAGCACCCCAAGCCCGAAGATCATGCGCGTCATGACCCGCTCCTGGAGCAAGATCAAGTCCAACCGCTGA
- a CDS encoding helix-turn-helix domain-containing protein, which produces MTTPNALQVQAFHTTDVTEQVRATPGWQQQYRQMSPGHFSGQLRCLGLDGVDVYEERLNTRVEQFFRAPSGSLAFCFDQSENSLYLLNEQSRNIWITPENYQEVAVVFDQAFLARHGLDPQRLEGLFMVPLGSGQNALFGSWLSATLTRLGQADCPVQGQALAEQLLEDCLFILDNACQRLQGGALGRRGEERAIMQRVSEWAADCPEETLNLLELAEVAGVSLRQLQQAFKAFTGMPPAHWLRLRRLNGARRDLLRGGEVTVAEVAMRWSFWHLGRFSESYRQLFKEFPSETLKRGRG; this is translated from the coding sequence GTGACAACGCCCAATGCCTTGCAGGTCCAGGCTTTCCACACCACCGATGTCACCGAACAGGTGCGCGCCACCCCCGGTTGGCAGCAGCAATACCGGCAGATGTCGCCCGGGCATTTCAGCGGCCAGCTGCGCTGCCTGGGGCTCGATGGCGTGGACGTGTACGAAGAGCGCCTGAATACCCGGGTCGAGCAGTTCTTCCGTGCGCCAAGCGGTTCGCTGGCGTTCTGTTTCGACCAGAGCGAAAACAGCCTGTACCTGCTCAACGAGCAGAGCCGCAACATCTGGATCACACCGGAGAACTACCAGGAAGTGGCGGTGGTGTTCGACCAGGCGTTTCTTGCCCGCCATGGCCTGGACCCGCAACGGCTCGAAGGGTTGTTCATGGTGCCGCTGGGCAGCGGGCAGAATGCGTTGTTCGGCAGCTGGCTGAGCGCCACATTGACCCGCCTTGGCCAGGCGGATTGCCCGGTGCAAGGGCAGGCACTGGCCGAGCAGTTGCTGGAGGACTGCCTGTTCATCCTCGACAACGCCTGCCAGCGCTTGCAGGGCGGGGCGCTGGGGCGGCGCGGCGAGGAACGGGCGATCATGCAACGGGTCAGCGAATGGGCGGCAGATTGCCCGGAAGAAACCCTCAATCTGCTGGAGTTGGCCGAGGTGGCCGGTGTGTCGCTGCGCCAGCTGCAGCAGGCGTTCAAGGCGTTCACCGGAATGCCACCGGCGCACTGGTTGCGCTTGCGTCGGCTCAATGGTGCGCGGCGGGATCTGTTGCGCGGCGGCGAGGTGACCGTGGCCGAGGTGGCGATGCGCTGGTCGTTCTGGCATTTGGGAAGGTTTTC
- a CDS encoding type II toxin-antitoxin system RelE/ParE family toxin: MVVLKRRDFARWQAAQKLTDAMLCQAVNEMRRGLVDASLGGELFKKRIAGHGIGKRGGYRTLLSARIGNRYVFLHGFAKSDKANITLEEQKALSFAGKIFLELCPMALSRALQSGVLMEVSCEQQNC, from the coding sequence ATGGTAGTTCTCAAGCGCAGGGATTTTGCGCGCTGGCAAGCCGCGCAGAAGCTCACAGATGCGATGTTGTGCCAGGCAGTCAATGAAATGCGCAGGGGGCTGGTAGATGCCAGCCTTGGCGGTGAATTGTTCAAGAAGCGTATTGCAGGGCATGGTATTGGCAAGCGAGGCGGATACCGGACATTGCTCTCGGCTCGTATCGGCAATCGTTACGTGTTTCTCCACGGGTTCGCCAAGAGCGACAAGGCCAACATAACGCTGGAAGAACAAAAGGCACTGAGCTTCGCTGGCAAGATTTTCCTTGAGTTATGTCCCATGGCCCTCAGTCGGGCATTGCAATCAGGTGTATTGATGGAGGTCTCCTGTGAGCAGCAAAATTGTTGA
- a CDS encoding glutamine synthetase family protein codes for MNAPFDQLSTWLKEHRITEVECVISDLTGIARGKIAPTAKFLHERGMRLPESVLLQTVTGDYVDDEIYYSLLDAADIDMVCRPDPTAVYQIPWAIEPTAIVIHDTFDKQGNPIELSPRNVLKKVLKLYADKGWQPIVAPEMEFYLTQRCEDPDLPLQVPLGRSGRAESGRQSFSIDAANEFDPLFEDVYDWCELQGLDLDTLIHEDGPAQMEINFRHGDALDLADQITVFKRTMREAALKHNVTATFMAKPITDEPGSAMHLHQSVVDIATGKPVFANDDGSMSELFLHHIGGLQKYIPKLLPMFAPNVNSFRRFLPDTSAPVNVEWGEENRTAGLRVPTSSPDAMRVENRLPGADANPYLAIAASLLCGYLGMVEKIEPSAPVQGRAYERRNLRLPITIEDALQHMEDCQTVQQYLGKQFVQGYVAVKRAEHENFKRVISSWEREFLLLSV; via the coding sequence ATGAACGCCCCCTTCGATCAGCTGTCCACCTGGCTGAAAGAACACCGCATCACTGAAGTCGAATGCGTGATCAGTGACCTGACCGGCATCGCCCGCGGCAAGATCGCACCGACCGCCAAGTTCCTTCACGAGCGCGGCATGCGCCTGCCCGAAAGCGTGCTGCTGCAGACCGTCACCGGCGATTATGTCGATGACGAGATCTACTACAGCCTGCTCGATGCGGCCGATATCGACATGGTCTGCCGCCCCGACCCAACGGCGGTCTACCAGATTCCGTGGGCCATCGAACCTACCGCCATCGTGATCCACGACACCTTCGACAAGCAGGGCAACCCGATCGAGCTGTCGCCACGCAACGTGCTGAAGAAGGTGCTCAAACTGTATGCCGACAAAGGCTGGCAGCCGATCGTCGCGCCGGAAATGGAGTTCTACCTGACCCAGCGCTGCGAAGACCCGGACTTGCCCTTGCAGGTACCGCTGGGCCGCTCGGGCCGCGCCGAAAGCGGGCGCCAGTCGTTCTCGATCGACGCCGCCAACGAATTCGACCCGCTGTTCGAAGACGTCTACGACTGGTGTGAACTGCAAGGCCTGGACCTGGACACGCTGATCCACGAAGACGGCCCGGCGCAGATGGAGATCAACTTCCGCCACGGCGACGCGCTGGACCTGGCCGACCAGATCACCGTGTTCAAGCGCACCATGCGTGAAGCCGCGCTCAAGCACAACGTCACCGCCACCTTCATGGCCAAGCCGATCACCGACGAGCCGGGCAGCGCCATGCACCTGCACCAGAGCGTGGTCGACATCGCCACCGGCAAGCCGGTGTTCGCCAATGACGACGGCAGCATGAGCGAGCTGTTCCTGCACCACATCGGCGGCCTGCAGAAGTACATCCCCAAGCTGCTGCCGATGTTCGCGCCGAACGTCAACTCGTTCCGCCGCTTCCTGCCGGACACTTCGGCACCGGTCAACGTCGAGTGGGGCGAGGAAAACCGCACCGCCGGCCTTCGCGTACCGACCTCCAGCCCGGATGCCATGCGGGTGGAAAACCGCCTGCCGGGTGCCGACGCCAACCCTTACCTGGCGATCGCCGCCAGCCTGCTGTGCGGTTACCTGGGCATGGTCGAGAAGATCGAGCCGAGCGCGCCGGTACAGGGCCGGGCCTATGAGCGGCGCAACCTGCGGCTGCCGATCACCATCGAGGATGCCCTGCAGCACATGGAAGATTGCCAGACCGTGCAGCAGTACCTGGGCAAGCAGTTCGTCCAGGGCTACGTGGCGGTCAAGCGCGCCGAGCACGAGAACTTCAAGCGCGTGATCAGCTCCTGGGAACGCGAGTTCCTGCTACTGAGCGTGTGA